The following DNA comes from Methanosarcina vacuolata Z-761.
AACAAGGTTTAATTCCGTTCTGGCATACAATAACCCTGTTCAATTCAATCGGAGGAGAGGCATTTACTTTCCCAATTCACAGGGCTCACATGGTAATGAGTATGATTGCACTAAGCGTCTTCGTCGGACTGATTCACTTAAATCTCGGGTTCTTGTTCGGATTTTCAAACATTGCAAGACACCACGGGATGAAACACGCTATTCTTGAAAAAGGCAGTTGGATGATTATTGAGCTTGGTGTACTTCTTGCAGCTGTTGGTTATTTTGGCGGTTCAGCATTGATGTATGTCGGTGCTATTGTTCTTGTTCTTGGAATTGCGATGCTCGCTATGGGTGAGGGTATCGCCGGTGTGGTCGAATTGCCGTCTCTGATGGGTAACGCTCTTTCGTATGCCCGTATTATTGCAGTCGGTCTTTCTTCGATTTATATCGCAGGTACAGTAAATGATATCGCCTTTGAAATGATCTGGGCTGATCATTCTCAGATTGGTTTCGCGGCAATAGCTGCAATTATCGTATTTATACTCGGACACGCTCTTAACACCGTTCTGAGTATCATCGCTCCCGGACTGCATGCACTCAGGTTGCAGTATGTAGAATTCTTTGGAAAATTCTATCAAGGCGGGGGCAGAAAATTCAACCCATTCGGATATATAAGAAAATACACGGAGGAATAAAAACATGGTAGATGGAGCAACAGCAGGTCTTTTTCTGGACGCAGCAGGAATGAAAGCACTCGGTGCAGCAATCGCAATCGCAATTACTGGGTATGCATCTGCAATCGCTGAAAAAGATATCGGTACAGCAGCAATCGGCGCAATGGCAGAAAACGAAGGATTATTCGGTAAGGGCCTGATCCTTACTGTCATTCCAGAAACCATTGTTATCTTCGGTCTCGTCGTCGCACTGCTTATCAATTCTGCTTAAATTTAAGAGCTCTGCTCTTAAATTTCTTAGAGCATTGCTTTAGCTTACCTGGGCCTTTTTCCTTGCCAGGTAGGCCTGAAGCTGTTATAATGCTCTAAGTTTTCTTTAGGTATCGTTGCACTCTAAGCAGCTTAGAGTTTTTGCTCTAGGCTTTAGAGCACTTTTTTGCTCTAAATTTATTTGGAGGTGTAAGCATGGGACTAGAGATTGTTGTAAAAGACATCCAAGAGGGTGCAAGAGCTGAGGTTTCCCGTATAAAAGCCGAAGGCGATGCAAAGGCCTCCGAGATTCTAAATGAAGCTAAGGAAGTACAGAAAAAGACACTCGGAGACAGTCTTGCCAAGGCAGAAGAGGACCTCCAAAATCTGCACCAGCAGGTCATATCAAGTGCAAATCTGGAAGTGAAAAGAATTACGCTTAATAAGCGTAAGGATCTTCTAGATAAAGTTTATGTCCAGACAGTTGAAAAAATCAAGTCAATGCCGGCATCCAAAAAAGAAGAGCTGTTGAAAACTATTCTCAGCAAGTACGAAGCTAGCGGTGCTAGAGTTTACTCTTCTAAAGATTCAGAAGATATCGTCAAAAAGTTGACTTCTTTATCTTATGCTGGCAATATTGGTTCTATCGGCGGAGTTATTCTGGAAAACGAGGACGGGACGGTCAGGTTAGATTTCACATATGATTCAATCCTGAAAAACGTGTATGAGCGTTCACTGAAGCAGATATCTGATATATTATACGGGTGATGTTCGATGCGGCTTTTGGAGAGACTCTGGGGACAAAAACCCTCACGAAAATCCGATAAGAAGAAAAATGGCACTTCAAATTATCCCTACGCCGTAACCCGTGTCCGCGCTATGAAGAGCAAGCTGCTCCCAAAAGAATCGTATCCCCGGCTTCTCAATATGGGGATTGATGAAATTACCCGCTTTATCCAAGAGTCTGAATACAAAAACGACATTGATGAACTGGCAATGAAATATAGTGGTGGCGATCTGGCAGAACACGCATTGAACAGAAATCTTGCGCTCACCTATGATAAATTGGTACGAATCACCTCAGGAGAATTGAATTACCTGGTTGTCGCATATCTCAAAAAATATGACATCTGGAACATAAAAACACTTCTCCGTGGTAAAATTTACAACGCGCCTGTTGAAGAAATTGTCGAGTCTTTGATTGCTGCCGGTGAGTTTACTTACACTTCAATGTCAGAGCTTGCAGCCAAGGCCACATATAAAGAAATAATTGAATCCCTGAAATATTCCGAGTATTACCCCTTGCTGCAAAAGTTTGACGGAACTAACCTGGCATACATCGAAAACGAACTCGACAAGGTATACTATACAGGCTTGTTTGAAGCAATCGGAAAACCAAGATCCAAGGACCGCAAGCTCTTTGTTAAAATTGTCAGATTGGAAGTAGACGTTAAGAATCTAATTAACCTCTTCAGGCTGAAAAAAGCAGGAGTTGTGCAGCTTGATGAAATCATGCCTCTCATGATTGAAGGCGGTCTCGAGCTAAAACTTGAGAAACTGGCGACTCTCCCATATGACGAGTTTGTCAATGAGCTTCAAAGGACTCAATACTGGGATATAATTTCAAGTGTTACGGGTTCAGATATGAATTCTTTGACTACTCTTGAAAGCAGGCTCACAAGATATTATCTTGAATCTTCAACCATTCTTTCGCATGTATCCCCGATCTCAGTTGCACCTATTCTGGATTATATCATTCATAAACATAATGAGGTAGTTAATCTCCGGATTATCTTCAGGGGTAAGGAGACTGGCCTCAGTGATGAGTTAATCAAAGACCAGTTGGTGGTTATCTAATGGAATTAGCAGTGATCGGAAAGAGCGAGTTTGTTACAGGATTCAGACTGGCGGGTGTCAGGAAGGTTTATGAAGCCGCGGACACCACAGCTACCGAATCCATTGTAAAATCGGTGCTTGAAGATAAAAGTGTCGGGATTCTTATAATGCATAATGATGACATTAGTGATCTGCCGGAAATTCTAAGGAAAAACTTGAATGAGTCAGTCCAGCCTACAGTGGTAGCCCTGGGAGGCAGCGGATCAGGCTCGAGTTTAAGAGATAAGATAAAACAAGCGGTAGGTGTTGATCTGTGGAAGTAAAAGGTGTAATTTATCGTGTGTCTGGGCCTGTCGTCACCGTTACCGGCTTGCAGGCAAAAATGTATGACCTGGTCAAAGTCGGTAATGAAGGTCTAATGGGTGAAGTCATCCAGATATTAGGGCCCAAGACCATCATCCAGGTATACGAAGAGACCGCAGGCATCAAGCCAGGGGAACCCTGTTATACTACAGGATCGTCTCTGTCCGTGGAACTTGGTCCGGGTCTTCTTTCCAGTATTTATGATGGGGTTCAGAGACCACTGCATGTCCTGCTCGAAAGGACGGGCGGTTTCATTGGCAGAGGTGTCACTGCAGATGGACTTGACCACCAGAAACTCTGGGATTTCAAACCCATTGTCAAGAAAGGCGATGTCGTAAAAGGTGGAGAAATAATCGGTGTTGTACAGGAAACCGTGAATATCGAACATAAAATCATGGTGCCACCTGATATCTCAGGCACAATTGCCGATATAAAGAGCGGAAACTTTACGGTAATGGACACAATCTGTACCCTGACTGATGGGACCGAATTGCAGATGATGCAAAAGTGGCCTGTCAGAAGGCCCAGACCTGTTAGAGAGAAACGCACTCCAACCAGGCCTCTGGTTACAGGAATGAGAATCCTTGATGGGCTTTTCCCTGTTGCAAAAGGCGGAACGGCTGCAATTCCAGGACCTTTCGGGTCGGGAAAGACCGTTACTCAGCAGTCGCTTGCAAAGTGGAGTGACACCGAAATTGTGGTCTACATCGGTTGTGGTGAACGCGGAAACGAAATGGCAGATGTTCTGAGTGAATTCCCTGAACTCGAAGACCCGCAGACCGGGCGCCCACTGATGGAACGTACTGTTCTTATTGCTAACACTTCAAACATGCCTGTGGCCGCAAGAGAAGCATCTGTGTACACCGGGATCACCATTGCAGAATACTACCGTGACATGGGATTAGACGTATCCCTTATGGCAGACTCCACTTCCAGGTGGGCAGAAGCTATGAGAGAAATCTCCTCCCGTCTGGAAGAAATGCCTGGTGAAGAAGGTTATCCTGCATACCTGTCTGCAAGGCTTGCTGAATTCTACGAGCGTTCCGGGGTTGCGGAGAGTCTCTGCGGTGAGAACGGTTCCATTACTGTTATTGGAGCAGTATCTCCACCTGGTGGTGACTTCTCAGAACCTGTTACACAGAACACCCTGCGTATCGTAAAAGTGTTCTGGGCTCTCGATGCCAAACTGTCTCAGAGGCGTCACTTCCCGGCTATCAACTGGCTGAACAGTTACAGTCTGTACAAGGACAGTCTTAATGACTGGTTTGGAGAAAACGTGGCTCCTGATTTTGTGGCTTTGAGAGAAAGAGCAATGGAAATGCTCCAGACAGAATCCGAACTGCAGGAAATCGTGCAGCTTGTAGGTTCCGACGCTCTGCCAGAAGATCAGCAGCTTCTGCTTGAAATCACCCGTATGATCAGGGAAATTTTCCTGCAGCAGAATGCATTCCACCCAATAGATGCCTACAGCCCGTTCTCTGAACAGTACGAGATCCTGAAGGCTATCATGAAATGGGGAGACGCTGCGATGGATGCCTTGAAATCAGGTGTTTCAGTACCTGAAATTCTCAAGCTTGAATCCAAAAATGTGCTTGCTAAGGTCAAGTATGAGGAGAAGTTTACTGAGTCTATGAACGTTGTCCTGGCACAGATGGATAAAGAGTTTGCATCCCTGAGAGGTAGGTAAGCATGGTAAAAGAATACAAGACAATCACTCAGATTGCGGGGCCACTTATCTTTGTTGAAAAAACAGAGCCTGTAGGCTATAAAGAAATAGTTACTGTCAATCTGCCTGATGGAACCAGCCGCAGAGGTGAGGTGCTGGACTCGTCTTCAGACATAGTCGTTATCCAGATTTTTGAAGGTACTACTGGTCTGGACAAGGAGTGCGGTGTAGTTTTCACAGGGGAAACCCTGAAGCTCCCTGCATCCATTGACCTTCTCGGAAGGATCCTTTCAGGTTCAGGAGAACCACTTGACGGTGGGCCCAGGATTGTGCCTGACCAGCTTCTGGACATCAACGGAGCTGCAATGAACCCATATGCCAGGCTGCCTCCAAAGGATTTCATCCAGACAGGTATCTCCACAATAGACGGGACAAACACCCTTGTCCGTGGACAGAAACTGCCTATTTTCTCAGCTTCAGGTCTCCCACACAACGAAATTGCTCTGCAGATCGCAAGGCAGGCTGCTGTGCCAGGATCTGAGTCTGCTTTCGCAGTAGTTTTTGCAGCAATGGGTATTACCAATGAAGAAGCCCAGTACTTCATGAGCGACTTTGAAAAGACCGGAGCTCTTGAAAGGGCTGTTGTGTTTCTGAACCTGGCAGATGACCCTGCTGTCGAACGTATAGTCACTCCGCGTATGGCTCTGACTGCAGCTGAATATCTGGCATACGAACACGGCATGCACGTACTTGTCATTCTGACTGACATTACCAACTATGCAGAAGCTCTTCGTCAGATGGGTGCCGCCCGTAACGAAATTCCTGGTCGTCGTGGGTATCCTGGTTACATGTATACTGACCTTGCAACCCTCTATGAGCGCGCAGGTATTGTAAAGGGCGCAAAGGGATCAGTTACCCAGATTCCGATTCTTTCGATGCCTGGTGACGATATTACCCACCCGATTCCTGACCTGTCCGGGTATATTACCGAAGGGCAGATTGTGGTTTCAAGGGAACTGCACAGGAAAGGTATCTACCCGCCAATTAATGTGCTTCCATCTCTGTCAAGGCTGATGAACTCCGGTATTGGAGCAGGCAAGACAAGGGAAGACCACAAAGCAGTTTCTGACCAGATGTATGCAGGTTATGCAGAAGGTCGTGACCTGAGAGGTCTAGTGGCTATCGTCGGTAAAGAAGCTCTATCTGAGAGAGATGTCAAGTTCCTTGAGTTTGCTGACCTTTTCGAACAGAATTTCGTTACACAGGGCAGAAACGAAAACAGGACAATTGCAGACACCCTGGACATTGGATGGAAAATCCTTGCACACCTGCCTGAAAACCAGCTGGGTAGGATTGACAACAAATACATCCAGAAATACCATCCTGCACACAGAAAGGGTCAGTGATTACCATGGCTCAAGACGTAAAACCAACTCGGTCGGAGCTGATTGAGCTCAAGAAAAAAATCAAGCTCTCTGAAAGTGGGCACAAGCTCCTTAAGATGAAGAGAGATGGTCTTATTCTTGAGTTCTTTAAGATTCTTAACGAGGCAAGGAACGTCAGAACCGAACTAGACGCTGCCTATCTAAACGCTGCAGAAAAAATCAATCTTGCCTCTGCTGTAAATGGAATGGTTGCAGTCAAGTCAACAGCCTTTACAGCAAAGGAATCTCCCGAAATTCAGCTTTCAGGTCACAACATCATGGGTGTTGTGGTGCCACAAATCAGCTCTACTGGTGTCCGCAAATCTCTTGTTGAGAGAGGTTATGGTATCGTTGGGACAAATTCATATATTGATGAGTCTGCAGATGCCTATGAGATCCTGGTAGAAAAGATTATTACGGCAGCAGAGCTGGAAACAACGATGAAAAGACTTCTTGATGAAATTGAGAAGACTAAGAGACGTGTAAACGCTCTCGAATTCAAAGTTATTCCGGACCTCATTGCAACCATGAAGTACATTCGTTTTACCCTCGAAGAGATGGAAAGGGAAGGTACTTCCAGGTTGAAGAGAGTCAAGGCGAGAATGAAATAATCAAGCTTGATTTAAAATGGCTGCATGTGACGATCGACCTAATTTGGTTGAAAGAGCAGTATTCAAGTTGGGTGAACCCAAAAACCAGGCCCGCCTGTTGCAGGTGGCCTGGAGAATTTCCCTTTTGATGATGGTTTTGGGGTTCATCATTATGATAAGAACAATTTCTCCGCTTATATGACCTGAATTTCAGGATGATTCTGATCCTGAATTCAGTCATAGATTTTT
Coding sequences within:
- a CDS encoding ATP synthase, translating into MVDGATAGLFLDAAGMKALGAAIAIAITGYASAIAEKDIGTAAIGAMAENEGLFGKGLILTVIPETIVIFGLVVALLINSA
- a CDS encoding V-type ATP synthase subunit E produces the protein MGLEIVVKDIQEGARAEVSRIKAEGDAKASEILNEAKEVQKKTLGDSLAKAEEDLQNLHQQVISSANLEVKRITLNKRKDLLDKVYVQTVEKIKSMPASKKEELLKTILSKYEASGARVYSSKDSEDIVKKLTSLSYAGNIGSIGGVILENEDGTVRLDFTYDSILKNVYERSLKQISDILYG
- a CDS encoding V-type ATP synthase subunit C, whose protein sequence is MRLLERLWGQKPSRKSDKKKNGTSNYPYAVTRVRAMKSKLLPKESYPRLLNMGIDEITRFIQESEYKNDIDELAMKYSGGDLAEHALNRNLALTYDKLVRITSGELNYLVVAYLKKYDIWNIKTLLRGKIYNAPVEEIVESLIAAGEFTYTSMSELAAKATYKEIIESLKYSEYYPLLQKFDGTNLAYIENELDKVYYTGLFEAIGKPRSKDRKLFVKIVRLEVDVKNLINLFRLKKAGVVQLDEIMPLMIEGGLELKLEKLATLPYDEFVNELQRTQYWDIISSVTGSDMNSLTTLESRLTRYYLESSTILSHVSPISVAPILDYIIHKHNEVVNLRIIFRGKETGLSDELIKDQLVVI
- a CDS encoding V-type ATP synthase subunit F translates to MELAVIGKSEFVTGFRLAGVRKVYEAADTTATESIVKSVLEDKSVGILIMHNDDISDLPEILRKNLNESVQPTVVALGGSGSGSSLRDKIKQAVGVDLWK
- a CDS encoding ATP synthase subunit A, with translation MEVKGVIYRVSGPVVTVTGLQAKMYDLVKVGNEGLMGEVIQILGPKTIIQVYEETAGIKPGEPCYTTGSSLSVELGPGLLSSIYDGVQRPLHVLLERTGGFIGRGVTADGLDHQKLWDFKPIVKKGDVVKGGEIIGVVQETVNIEHKIMVPPDISGTIADIKSGNFTVMDTICTLTDGTELQMMQKWPVRRPRPVREKRTPTRPLVTGMRILDGLFPVAKGGTAAIPGPFGSGKTVTQQSLAKWSDTEIVVYIGCGERGNEMADVLSEFPELEDPQTGRPLMERTVLIANTSNMPVAAREASVYTGITIAEYYRDMGLDVSLMADSTSRWAEAMREISSRLEEMPGEEGYPAYLSARLAEFYERSGVAESLCGENGSITVIGAVSPPGGDFSEPVTQNTLRIVKVFWALDAKLSQRRHFPAINWLNSYSLYKDSLNDWFGENVAPDFVALRERAMEMLQTESELQEIVQLVGSDALPEDQQLLLEITRMIREIFLQQNAFHPIDAYSPFSEQYEILKAIMKWGDAAMDALKSGVSVPEILKLESKNVLAKVKYEEKFTESMNVVLAQMDKEFASLRGR
- a CDS encoding ATP synthase subunit B codes for the protein MVKEYKTITQIAGPLIFVEKTEPVGYKEIVTVNLPDGTSRRGEVLDSSSDIVVIQIFEGTTGLDKECGVVFTGETLKLPASIDLLGRILSGSGEPLDGGPRIVPDQLLDINGAAMNPYARLPPKDFIQTGISTIDGTNTLVRGQKLPIFSASGLPHNEIALQIARQAAVPGSESAFAVVFAAMGITNEEAQYFMSDFEKTGALERAVVFLNLADDPAVERIVTPRMALTAAEYLAYEHGMHVLVILTDITNYAEALRQMGAARNEIPGRRGYPGYMYTDLATLYERAGIVKGAKGSVTQIPILSMPGDDITHPIPDLSGYITEGQIVVSRELHRKGIYPPINVLPSLSRLMNSGIGAGKTREDHKAVSDQMYAGYAEGRDLRGLVAIVGKEALSERDVKFLEFADLFEQNFVTQGRNENRTIADTLDIGWKILAHLPENQLGRIDNKYIQKYHPAHRKGQ
- a CDS encoding V-type ATP synthase subunit D, which gives rise to MAQDVKPTRSELIELKKKIKLSESGHKLLKMKRDGLILEFFKILNEARNVRTELDAAYLNAAEKINLASAVNGMVAVKSTAFTAKESPEIQLSGHNIMGVVVPQISSTGVRKSLVERGYGIVGTNSYIDESADAYEILVEKIITAAELETTMKRLLDEIEKTKRRVNALEFKVIPDLIATMKYIRFTLEEMEREGTSRLKRVKARMK